A single Pseudodesulfovibrio aespoeensis Aspo-2 DNA region contains:
- the fmt gene encoding methionyl-tRNA formyltransferase, which produces MESVDSAPLRPLRTVFMGTPEFAAEILRILLEFEGAEVVGVYTQPDRPCGRGRQCKPSPVKDVAVERGLPVFQPKNFKDETDIEALRALKPDVLVVAAYGLILPQSVLDVPTLHPLNVHASLLPRHRGAAPIQRAVEAGEVVTGISIMKMEAGLDTGPVMVQRALRIGHNDHAGTIHDELAKLGGICICEGLARLQTGAYSFAPQDHALATYAKKLEKGEGAIDWNRPAQAIHNQIRAMYPWPGAYFDWTGPDGKTLRLNVTPGEVSEQTAQAAPGTVLGEVDGKLAIATADKVYLTPEVKPEGRKAMAATAFACGYMKTCK; this is translated from the coding sequence ATGGAAAGCGTAGACAGCGCACCGCTCAGGCCGTTGCGCACGGTGTTCATGGGCACGCCGGAGTTTGCGGCGGAGATCCTGCGCATCCTGCTCGAATTTGAAGGAGCCGAGGTGGTGGGCGTGTACACCCAGCCCGACCGCCCGTGCGGGCGCGGCAGGCAGTGCAAGCCCTCGCCGGTCAAGGATGTGGCCGTGGAGCGCGGGCTGCCGGTCTTCCAGCCCAAAAATTTCAAGGATGAAACAGATATCGAGGCGTTGCGGGCCCTCAAGCCGGACGTGTTGGTGGTGGCGGCCTACGGGCTGATCCTGCCCCAGAGCGTGCTTGATGTGCCGACCTTGCACCCGCTCAACGTCCATGCCTCGCTCCTGCCCAGGCATCGTGGGGCCGCGCCCATCCAGCGGGCCGTGGAGGCGGGCGAGGTAGTCACCGGCATTTCCATCATGAAGATGGAGGCCGGATTGGACACCGGCCCGGTCATGGTCCAGCGGGCGCTGCGCATCGGCCACAACGACCATGCGGGCACCATCCACGACGAGCTGGCCAAGCTCGGCGGCATCTGCATCTGCGAGGGTCTGGCCCGGTTGCAGACCGGTGCCTACTCCTTCGCGCCCCAGGACCACGCCCTGGCCACCTATGCCAAAAAGCTGGAAAAAGGCGAGGGTGCCATCGACTGGAACCGGCCCGCCCAGGCTATCCACAACCAGATCCGGGCCATGTATCCGTGGCCGGGCGCGTATTTCGACTGGACCGGCCCGGACGGCAAAACCCTGCGCCTGAACGTGACGCCCGGCGAGGTGTCGGAGCAGACGGCCCAGGCCGCGCCCGGCACAGTGCTGGGCGAGGTGGACGGCAAGCTCGCCATCGCCACAGCGGACAAGGTCTACCTGACGCCCGAGGTCAAGCCAGAAGGCCGCAAGGCCATGGCCGCCACGGCCTTTGCCTGCGGCTACATGAAGACATGCAAGTAG
- the def gene encoding peptide deformylase gives MKLEICTWPDDVLAARAEPVAEITPEMKKLINDMVETMYEGDGVGLAAPQVGESIRLICVDQTGPKLRADLRVLINPEIVECDGEVESEEGCLSCPEFSGTVMRKERVKVTGMDPDGGPVCIDTDGFLAIVLQHEIDHLNGITIADRAGRLKKAMYRKRAAKWKA, from the coding sequence ATGAAACTCGAAATATGCACATGGCCTGACGACGTGCTGGCTGCCAGGGCCGAGCCGGTGGCCGAGATCACGCCGGAGATGAAAAAGCTCATCAACGACATGGTCGAGACCATGTACGAGGGAGATGGCGTGGGACTGGCCGCGCCCCAGGTGGGCGAGTCCATCCGGCTCATCTGCGTGGACCAGACCGGGCCCAAGCTGCGCGCCGACCTGCGCGTGCTGATCAACCCGGAGATCGTGGAATGCGACGGCGAGGTGGAATCCGAGGAAGGGTGCCTGAGCTGCCCTGAGTTTTCGGGCACGGTGATGCGCAAGGAGCGGGTCAAGGTCACGGGCATGGACCCGGACGGCGGGCCGGTCTGCATCGACACCGACGGCTTTCTGGCCATCGTGCTCCAGCACGAGATCGACCACTTGAACGGCATCACCATTGCGGACCGCGCGGGCAGGCTGAAAAAGGCGATGTACAGAAAAAGGGCGGCCAAATGGAAAGCGTAG
- the aspS gene encoding aspartate--tRNA ligase gives MAEQQEERDYNEFRVIEDLAGWRRTHHNNELTAADLGKTVCLMGWVQFRRDHGGLIFLDLRDREGLTQVVFNPEGNQDVHERAHAIRAEYVVAIKGRVRMRPEGMANKNLVTGEVEIEVEEYKLLNTSETPPFPIEDRVEVGENLRLKYRFLDLRRPSLARNFIIRNKAAQAVRRYLDALGFLEIETPVLTKSTPEGARDFLVPSRVNQGEFYALPQSPQLFKQMLMVSGMDRYFQIVKCFRDEDLRADRQPEFTQIDIEMSFTDEAQIQDMAEGLVTKIFAETIGAALPDVFPRMTYNDAMRDYGVDKPDLRFGLKHIDITDAFRNSGFKVFASSELVKVMVVPGGGELSRKEIDDYTKFVEIYGSKGLAWIKVKEDGEWQSPIVKFFSEDEIATLRERTDCKPGDILFFQAGSADIANAALGNLRCELGERFGLIDPKVFKPVWITDFPLLEYNPDEKRYVARHHPFTSAQPDQMATLASDPGNALARAYDMVINGYEVGGGSIRIHTAEQQRIMFAALGIDGDEAREKFGFLMDALKFGAPPHGGIAFGLDRLIMIITGSKSIRDVIAFPKTQKATCLMTEAPSEVPSKQLRELGIRLREKKEN, from the coding sequence ATGGCCGAGCAACAGGAAGAAAGAGATTACAACGAATTTCGCGTCATCGAGGATCTGGCGGGCTGGCGGCGCACCCACCACAACAACGAGCTGACCGCCGCCGACCTGGGCAAGACGGTCTGTCTCATGGGCTGGGTCCAGTTCCGGCGCGACCACGGCGGGCTCATCTTCCTCGACCTGCGCGACCGCGAGGGGCTGACCCAGGTGGTCTTCAACCCCGAGGGCAACCAGGACGTGCACGAGCGCGCCCACGCCATCCGCGCCGAATACGTGGTGGCGATCAAGGGCAGGGTGCGCATGCGGCCCGAGGGCATGGCCAACAAGAACCTCGTCACCGGCGAGGTGGAGATCGAGGTGGAGGAATACAAGCTCCTCAACACCTCCGAGACCCCGCCCTTTCCCATCGAGGACCGTGTCGAGGTGGGCGAGAACCTGCGCCTCAAGTACCGCTTTCTCGACCTGCGCCGCCCGAGCCTGGCGCGCAACTTCATCATCCGCAACAAGGCCGCCCAGGCCGTGCGCCGCTACCTCGACGCGCTCGGCTTCCTTGAAATCGAGACCCCGGTGCTGACCAAGTCCACCCCTGAGGGCGCGCGCGATTTCCTGGTCCCCAGCCGGGTCAACCAGGGCGAGTTCTACGCCCTGCCCCAGTCGCCCCAGCTCTTCAAGCAGATGCTCATGGTCTCGGGCATGGACCGCTACTTCCAGATCGTCAAATGCTTCCGCGACGAAGACCTGCGCGCCGACCGCCAGCCCGAATTCACCCAGATCGACATCGAGATGAGCTTCACCGACGAGGCCCAGATCCAGGACATGGCCGAAGGGCTGGTCACAAAGATCTTTGCCGAGACCATCGGCGCAGCCCTGCCCGATGTCTTCCCGCGCATGACCTACAACGACGCCATGCGCGACTACGGCGTGGACAAGCCCGACCTGCGCTTCGGCCTCAAGCACATCGACATCACCGATGCCTTCAGGAACTCCGGGTTCAAGGTCTTTGCCTCGTCCGAGCTGGTCAAGGTCATGGTCGTGCCCGGCGGCGGCGAACTGTCGCGCAAGGAGATCGACGACTACACCAAGTTCGTGGAGATATACGGCTCCAAGGGGCTGGCCTGGATCAAGGTCAAGGAGGACGGCGAGTGGCAGTCGCCCATCGTCAAGTTCTTCTCCGAAGACGAGATCGCCACCCTGCGCGAGCGCACCGACTGCAAGCCCGGCGACATCCTCTTCTTTCAGGCCGGGTCCGCCGACATCGCCAACGCCGCCCTGGGCAACCTGCGCTGCGAGCTTGGCGAACGCTTCGGCCTCATCGATCCCAAGGTGTTCAAGCCCGTCTGGATCACCGACTTCCCGCTGCTCGAATACAACCCGGACGAGAAACGGTACGTGGCCCGGCACCACCCCTTCACCTCGGCCCAGCCCGACCAGATGGCCACCCTGGCCTCGGACCCCGGCAACGCCCTGGCCCGCGCCTATGACATGGTCATCAACGGCTACGAGGTGGGCGGCGGCTCCATCCGCATCCATACCGCCGAACAGCAGCGCATCATGTTCGCCGCCCTGGGCATCGACGGCGACGAGGCGCGCGAAAAATTCGGCTTCCTCATGGACGCCCTCAAATTCGGCGCGCCCCCGCACGGCGGCATCGCCTTTGGGCTTGACCGGCTGATCATGATCATCACCGGGTCCAAATCCATCCGCGATGTCATCGCCTTCCCCAAAACCCAGAAGGCCACCTGCCTCATGACCGAAGCGCCGTCCGAAGTGCCGAGCAAACAACTGCGCGAACTCGGCATCCGCCTGCGGGAGAAGAAGGAAAATTAG
- a CDS encoding ABC transporter permease: MEILNFLLETGFWMATIRMATPLIFGTLGELLCERAGVLNLGIEGIMAAGCMAGWTWVYMGGDLWTGVLFAAFIGGLFGLLHALFTVHLGLSQHVTGLGITMLAASLSSFVFRMLLPRATTPPKIVPFQPLDPPLLTDIPFVGQVLFHQSALTMAAFLAVGAVAYVLYRTPVGLAVRMAGENPMAVEAQGLSVFAIRTWAVVAGSALMAVGGAFLTMSAFDAYYIGMVNGRGWICIALVVFSSWKPGKALLGCILFAAFDAIQMRVQQQSGMTIPYQFYLMMPYAFSIIALIIMSRRAAYPKALLIPFRKGER; encoded by the coding sequence ATGGAAATCCTGAATTTCCTCCTGGAAACCGGCTTCTGGATGGCGACCATCCGCATGGCCACGCCGCTCATCTTCGGCACCCTGGGCGAGCTGCTCTGCGAGCGCGCGGGCGTGCTCAACCTCGGCATCGAAGGGATCATGGCCGCTGGCTGCATGGCCGGATGGACCTGGGTCTACATGGGCGGCGATCTCTGGACAGGCGTGCTCTTCGCCGCCTTCATCGGCGGCCTGTTCGGCCTGCTGCACGCGCTCTTCACCGTGCATCTCGGCCTGTCCCAGCACGTCACCGGCCTGGGCATCACCATGCTCGCGGCCAGCCTCTCCTCCTTTGTCTTCCGCATGCTCCTGCCGCGCGCCACCACGCCGCCCAAGATCGTCCCGTTCCAGCCCCTGGACCCGCCCCTGCTCACCGACATCCCCTTTGTCGGCCAGGTCCTTTTTCATCAGTCCGCCCTGACCATGGCCGCCTTCCTGGCCGTGGGCGCGGTGGCCTACGTCCTCTACCGCACCCCGGTCGGCCTGGCCGTGCGCATGGCCGGAGAAAATCCCATGGCCGTCGAGGCGCAGGGCCTCTCGGTCTTTGCCATCCGCACCTGGGCCGTGGTCGCAGGCAGCGCCCTCATGGCCGTGGGCGGCGCGTTCCTGACCATGTCCGCCTTTGACGCCTACTACATCGGCATGGTCAATGGCCGCGGCTGGATCTGCATCGCGCTCGTGGTCTTCTCCTCCTGGAAACCCGGGAAGGCCCTGCTCGGCTGCATCCTCTTCGCCGCCTTTGACGCCATCCAGATGCGCGTGCAACAACAGTCCGGCATGACCATCCCCTACCAGTTCTACCTGATGATGCCCTACGCCTTCTCCATCATCGCCCTGATCATCATGTCGCGCCGCGCCGCCTACCCCAAGGCCCTGCTCATCCCCTTCAGAAAAGGCGAGCGATAA
- a CDS encoding glycosyltransferase family 9 protein translates to MTGQPNRFLLFNNGMIGNTLFNMPVAAWLKGAFPGCFVGMVVDRAGLDLVGADPNVDVFHTFNKKRDSLARQFRLVCALRREQYDVSLHLRRGVRNEVLARLAGVGLRAGYALRGSWQHLHVTVDEDMSVHRLASRAQLVEAALGRPVTLDRPRLHPSPEAEAEVRGLLAGTGMVAGTYLVVHPTGDSQGGIGWSLPVWAGVVARLSPSVPVFIVCMPHERAAVEQAIPEGERVRYYTGSVAATAELVRRAGVFAGNDSGPAHLACAWGTLRLVVYLDDAANFAKWRPASDEGCLVVFQPAFTVETVVAGIQSLRNTARVE, encoded by the coding sequence GTGACGGGCCAGCCGAACCGGTTTCTCCTCTTCAACAACGGCATGATCGGCAACACGCTGTTCAACATGCCTGTGGCCGCCTGGCTCAAGGGCGCGTTTCCTGGCTGTTTCGTGGGCATGGTGGTGGACCGCGCGGGCCTTGATCTGGTGGGCGCGGACCCGAACGTGGACGTTTTTCACACCTTCAACAAGAAGCGGGATTCGCTGGCCCGCCAGTTCCGGCTGGTGTGCGCCCTGCGTCGCGAGCAATACGACGTGTCCCTGCACCTGCGCCGGGGCGTGCGCAACGAAGTGCTGGCGCGACTGGCCGGGGTGGGGCTGCGGGCCGGGTATGCCCTGCGCGGGTCGTGGCAGCATTTGCACGTGACAGTGGACGAGGACATGAGCGTCCACCGGCTGGCCAGCCGGGCGCAGCTTGTCGAGGCCGCGCTGGGCAGGCCCGTGACCCTGGACCGCCCCAGGCTCCATCCCTCGCCAGAGGCCGAGGCCGAGGTGCGCGGGCTGCTGGCCGGAACAGGCATGGTTGCGGGCACGTATCTGGTGGTCCATCCCACGGGCGATTCCCAGGGCGGCATCGGCTGGAGCCTGCCGGTCTGGGCCGGGGTGGTGGCGCGGCTGTCGCCGTCCGTGCCGGTCTTCATCGTCTGCATGCCCCACGAACGGGCCGCAGTGGAGCAGGCCATTCCCGAAGGGGAGCGTGTCCGCTACTACACCGGGTCCGTCGCGGCCACGGCAGAGCTGGTCAGAAGGGCCGGGGTGTTCGCGGGCAATGATTCCGGCCCGGCGCATCTGGCCTGCGCCTGGGGCACGCTCAGGCTGGTGGTCTACCTGGACGACGCGGCCAACTTCGCCAAGTGGCGACCGGCCAGCGACGAGGGGTGCCTGGTTGTTTTTCAGCCCGCGTTCACGGTGGAGACCGTGGTGGCCGGGATACAATCCCTGCGCAACACGGCCAGGGTGGAATAA
- a CDS encoding DUF116 domain-containing protein, which translates to MTHTRSIRKARKRLFIGLISGTCFVVCLLLAALWFVPYLGLANIHPAASWLLGALVVGLIGFVSVAYWGLFLNIVTKRHLPGANRFRGLTVKLFLPVMVLLGRLLGVDKEAIMLSFISVNNELVQAEADRYRPEDVLLLMPHCLQSSKCDRRLTYDINNCKRCGLCPIAGLLDLHDAYGVNLAIATGGTIARRIVVQMRPRLIIAVACYRDLASGIQDAYPLPVFGVLNERPHGPCLDTLVDHTQLVTALHRFLLPEFLEGKAPGTGRTISTAQGASL; encoded by the coding sequence ATGACGCATACCCGCAGCATACGCAAGGCCAGAAAACGGCTCTTCATCGGTCTCATCAGCGGCACCTGCTTTGTGGTCTGCCTGCTGCTGGCCGCCCTCTGGTTCGTGCCCTATCTGGGGCTTGCGAACATCCACCCGGCGGCGTCGTGGTTGCTCGGCGCGCTGGTGGTCGGGCTGATCGGGTTCGTGTCCGTGGCCTACTGGGGATTGTTCCTGAACATCGTCACCAAGCGCCACCTGCCCGGCGCAAACCGGTTCCGGGGGCTGACAGTCAAGCTCTTCCTGCCGGTGATGGTGCTGCTGGGGCGGCTGTTGGGCGTGGACAAGGAGGCCATCATGCTCTCCTTCATCAGCGTCAACAACGAGCTGGTCCAGGCCGAGGCGGACCGCTACCGGCCAGAGGACGTACTCCTACTCATGCCCCACTGCCTGCAAAGCTCCAAGTGCGACCGGCGACTGACCTATGACATCAACAACTGCAAGCGGTGCGGCCTGTGTCCCATCGCCGGGCTGCTCGACCTGCACGACGCCTACGGCGTCAACCTGGCCATCGCCACGGGCGGCACCATCGCCCGGCGCATCGTGGTCCAGATGCGCCCACGCCTGATCATCGCCGTGGCCTGCTACCGCGATCTGGCCAGCGGCATCCAGGACGCCTACCCTCTGCCCGTGTTCGGCGTGCTCAACGAGCGGCCCCACGGCCCCTGCCTCGACACCCTGGTGGACCACACCCAACTGGTAACCGCCCTGCACCGTTTCCTGCTGCCAGAATTCCTGGAAGGCAAGGCCCCGGGAACGGGCCGGACCATCTCCACCGCCCAGGGCGCCAGCCTGTAG
- a CDS encoding molybdopterin-dependent oxidoreductase, which yields MPIITACTMDCGDACSLLVDPEARTVRGNPKHPFTKGFCCKKGGRYFDRLDAAERITTPLIKRDGQFVEAGWDEALGLAVARLDAARRNPATILHIGGHGYRGVLGKASSILFQALGSSTTRGALCDNTGITASIRDFGALNHNEPEDILHASRIVNWGRDVARSSVHQQALMARARKQGTEVLTISPGGDGAAEYSDLTIRVRPGTDRFLAGAVLKLFLESGDLNPWVLTRTANWPALRGLIDSLDFRDLCRACDVSAADAEMVYDWYADSGNVATLIGWGLQRHVFGGENVRFINAVAMLSGNVGVSGGGAYYNISSGRNLGTWAHLVRGGLPAAPRRELLINDLGPELRRADPPVEFVWIDGHNVVNQVPDCLAVADALRKPFVVVVDGFMHDTAMLADIILPPAFMFEREDALGSFIHNCVNHCAAAVPPPGLCRPDFEIMAELGARLADPVVLPDGDTCLAEGLKKADISLAELREHGFVKVSHPPVAFKGMVFAHPDGLYRFPEALSPEPERDAEYPLQLLTLVRGESVHSQIPEADQAGFPTVWIAKDNPAFAALNPAMDAYLVTPAGAMRVTVETVAGLHPRSVIMRRGGWMKFGHNANVIIESRMTDMGEGCAYYSQGCRLENR from the coding sequence ATGCCCATCATCACCGCCTGCACCATGGACTGCGGCGACGCCTGCTCGCTGCTCGTGGACCCGGAAGCCCGGACCGTTCGCGGCAACCCCAAGCATCCATTTACCAAGGGGTTCTGCTGCAAGAAGGGGGGCCGCTACTTTGACCGGCTCGACGCGGCCGAGCGTATCACCACCCCGCTGATCAAGCGCGACGGCCAGTTTGTCGAGGCGGGCTGGGACGAGGCGCTTGGGCTGGCCGTGGCGCGGCTCGACGCGGCCCGGCGCAACCCGGCCACCATTCTGCACATTGGCGGCCACGGCTACCGGGGCGTGCTGGGCAAGGCCAGCTCCATCCTGTTTCAGGCCCTGGGCTCGTCCACCACGCGCGGCGCGCTGTGCGACAACACCGGCATCACGGCCTCCATCAGGGATTTCGGCGCGCTCAATCACAACGAGCCCGAGGATATCCTGCACGCCAGCCGCATCGTCAACTGGGGACGCGACGTGGCCCGCAGTTCGGTCCACCAGCAGGCGCTCATGGCCAGGGCGCGCAAGCAGGGCACCGAGGTGCTGACCATCTCGCCGGGCGGCGACGGCGCAGCGGAGTATTCCGACCTGACCATCCGGGTGCGGCCCGGCACGGACCGGTTCCTGGCCGGGGCCGTGCTCAAGCTCTTTCTGGAATCGGGCGACCTCAACCCCTGGGTGCTGACCCGCACGGCCAACTGGCCCGCCCTGCGCGGGCTCATCGACAGCCTCGATTTTCGCGACCTGTGCCGGGCCTGCGACGTGTCCGCCGCCGACGCCGAGATGGTCTACGACTGGTACGCTGACTCCGGCAACGTGGCCACGCTCATTGGCTGGGGGCTGCAACGCCACGTATTCGGCGGCGAGAACGTCCGCTTCATCAATGCGGTGGCCATGCTTTCCGGCAATGTCGGGGTCAGCGGCGGGGGGGCGTACTACAACATTTCGTCTGGCCGCAACCTCGGCACCTGGGCGCATCTGGTCAGGGGAGGGCTGCCTGCCGCGCCGCGTCGCGAACTGCTCATCAACGACCTGGGGCCGGAGCTGCGGAGGGCCGACCCGCCCGTGGAGTTTGTCTGGATCGACGGCCACAACGTGGTCAACCAGGTGCCCGACTGTCTGGCCGTGGCCGACGCGCTGCGCAAGCCCTTTGTGGTGGTGGTGGACGGGTTCATGCACGACACGGCCATGCTGGCCGATATCATCCTGCCCCCGGCCTTCATGTTCGAGCGCGAGGACGCGCTTGGCTCCTTCATCCACAACTGCGTCAACCATTGCGCCGCTGCCGTGCCGCCGCCAGGCCTCTGCCGCCCGGACTTCGAGATCATGGCCGAGCTGGGCGCGCGGCTGGCCGATCCGGTCGTCTTGCCGGACGGTGACACCTGTCTGGCCGAAGGACTGAAAAAGGCGGACATCTCCCTGGCCGAACTGCGCGAGCACGGGTTCGTCAAGGTGAGCCATCCGCCGGTGGCCTTCAAGGGCATGGTCTTTGCCCATCCCGATGGGCTGTACCGCTTCCCCGAAGCCCTCTCGCCCGAGCCGGAGCGCGACGCGGAGTATCCTCTGCAACTGCTGACCCTGGTGCGCGGCGAGTCGGTGCACTCGCAGATCCCGGAGGCGGATCAGGCCGGGTTCCCCACGGTCTGGATCGCCAAGGACAACCCCGCCTTCGCGGCTCTGAATCCGGCCATGGACGCCTATCTGGTGACCCCGGCGGGGGCCATGCGCGTGACTGTCGAGACTGTGGCCGGGCTGCACCCGCGCAGCGTGATCATGCGCCGGGGCGGGTGGATGAAGTTCGGGCATAATGCCAATGTCATCATTGAGTCGCGCATGACTGACATGGGGGAGGGGTGTGCCTATTACAGTCAAGGGTGCAGGTTGGAGAATCGGTGA
- a CDS encoding ABC transporter permease, which translates to MRLEARESVSLAMRALAPVIAVGAAMLVCSALLVWGGASPVQGWALLLQGALGSKFAISETLTRATPLILTGLAAAVAFRAKLWNIGGEGQFYMGAIVATWLGTGPFAMPAYLMIPSLFLAGAMGGGLLLLVPTLLKTRLQVDEVVTTLLLNFIVILFVNWLVFGPWKDPMAMGWPQAAPMVDEAMLPLILAKTRLHFGFFIALACAVGVWWFMRATTWGFEIRAVGASPRASAFAGMPVGAATVRTALLSGGLAAMAGVAELCGVKGYLTLDLSPGFGYSGIVVAMLAALHPLGVVASALFVAVVYIGADSMSRAINVSSYIADVTTAVCLLAVLVAMFLTKYRIRWR; encoded by the coding sequence ATGAGGCTCGAAGCGCGCGAATCCGTTTCCCTGGCCATGCGGGCGCTCGCCCCGGTCATCGCCGTGGGCGCAGCCATGCTCGTCTGTTCCGCGCTCCTGGTCTGGGGCGGGGCCTCGCCCGTGCAGGGCTGGGCGCTCCTGCTCCAGGGCGCGCTCGGCTCCAAGTTCGCCATCAGCGAGACCCTGACCCGCGCCACCCCGCTCATTCTCACCGGACTGGCCGCTGCCGTGGCCTTCCGCGCCAAGCTCTGGAACATCGGCGGCGAGGGGCAGTTCTACATGGGCGCCATCGTCGCCACCTGGCTCGGCACCGGGCCGTTCGCCATGCCCGCGTATCTGATGATCCCCTCTCTCTTCCTGGCCGGGGCCATGGGCGGCGGGCTGCTCCTGCTCGTCCCCACCCTGCTCAAGACCCGGCTCCAGGTGGACGAGGTGGTGACCACCCTGCTGCTCAATTTCATCGTCATCCTTTTTGTCAACTGGCTTGTCTTCGGGCCGTGGAAAGACCCCATGGCCATGGGCTGGCCCCAGGCCGCGCCCATGGTGGACGAGGCCATGCTCCCGCTCATCCTGGCCAAGACCCGGCTGCATTTCGGCTTTTTCATCGCCCTGGCCTGTGCCGTTGGCGTGTGGTGGTTCATGCGCGCCACCACCTGGGGGTTCGAGATCCGCGCCGTGGGCGCGAGCCCCAGGGCCAGCGCCTTTGCAGGCATGCCCGTGGGTGCGGCCACCGTGCGCACTGCCCTGCTCTCGGGCGGGCTGGCAGCCATGGCCGGCGTGGCCGAACTCTGCGGGGTCAAGGGCTACCTGACCCTCGACCTGTCGCCCGGCTTCGGCTACTCCGGCATTGTCGTGGCCATGCTCGCCGCCCTGCATCCGCTCGGCGTGGTGGCCTCGGCCCTGTTCGTGGCCGTCGTCTACATCGGGGCCGATTCCATGAGCCGGGCCATCAATGTCTCTAGCTACATCGCGGACGTGACCACCGCAGTCTGCCTGCTGGCCGTGCTGGTGGCCATGTTCCTGACTAAATACCGGATCAGGTGGAGATGA
- the hisS gene encoding histidine--tRNA ligase, whose product MAKIQKIKGFVDLFPEEAAKFTRMETLARDIFSRYAFGELRTPVLEKTELFQKSIGEDTDVVGKEMFTFPDRKDRSLTMRPEATAGVVRAFIESGTHQPGKVSKFFTFGPMFRYERPQKGRQRQFHQINAEIFGAPEAQADGELILMLRTFLNALGLTKLTVELNSLGCHACRPAYRQALIDYYTSKDRANFCEDCRRRMDTNPLRVLDCKVPGCKALVQDAPAITDHLCPECEAHFADVRTILDGANVTYELNPRLVRGLDYYVRTCFEVSSHDIGAQTAVAGGGRYDGLIRSLDGPDCPATGFACGMERLALLLERLEAPAPDFYLAVVDNAAANAAMLFAQQLRDAGQSGEVGYCGGSMKSRMRAANKSGAKVCLIMGGDELDNGTVTVKPMTGDGEQTTVSRAEYLARTTTEEQ is encoded by the coding sequence ATGGCGAAGATTCAGAAAATAAAAGGATTTGTGGACCTTTTCCCCGAAGAGGCGGCCAAATTCACGCGCATGGAAACCCTGGCGCGCGACATCTTCTCGCGCTACGCCTTTGGCGAACTGCGCACCCCTGTGCTCGAAAAAACCGAGCTTTTCCAGAAATCCATCGGCGAGGACACCGACGTGGTGGGCAAGGAGATGTTCACCTTCCCGGACCGCAAGGACCGCTCCCTGACCATGCGGCCCGAGGCCACGGCGGGCGTGGTCCGCGCCTTTATCGAGTCCGGCACCCACCAGCCGGGCAAGGTGTCAAAATTCTTCACCTTTGGCCCCATGTTCCGCTACGAGCGGCCACAGAAAGGCCGCCAGCGCCAGTTCCACCAGATCAACGCGGAGATATTCGGCGCGCCCGAGGCCCAGGCCGACGGTGAGCTGATCCTCATGCTGCGGACCTTTCTGAACGCGCTTGGCCTGACCAAACTGACTGTGGAGCTCAACTCCCTGGGCTGCCATGCGTGCCGCCCGGCCTACCGGCAGGCCCTCATCGACTACTACACGTCCAAGGACCGCGCCAATTTCTGCGAGGACTGCCGCCGCCGCATGGACACCAACCCCCTGCGCGTGCTCGACTGCAAGGTGCCCGGCTGCAAGGCGCTGGTCCAGGACGCCCCGGCCATTACCGACCACCTCTGCCCCGAATGCGAGGCCCATTTTGCCGATGTGCGCACCATCCTCGACGGCGCGAACGTGACCTACGAGCTCAACCCCCGGCTGGTGCGCGGGCTCGACTACTACGTGCGCACCTGCTTTGAGGTATCGAGCCACGACATCGGCGCGCAGACCGCCGTGGCCGGGGGTGGCCGCTACGACGGGCTGATCAGGAGCCTCGACGGCCCGGACTGCCCGGCCACGGGATTCGCCTGCGGCATGGAGCGGCTCGCTCTGCTCCTGGAACGCCTCGAAGCCCCGGCCCCGGATTTCTATCTGGCCGTGGTGGACAATGCCGCGGCCAATGCGGCCATGCTCTTTGCCCAGCAGCTGCGCGACGCCGGGCAAAGCGGCGAGGTTGGCTACTGCGGCGGCTCCATGAAGAGCCGCATGCGCGCGGCCAACAAATCCGGGGCCAAGGTCTGCCTGATCATGGGCGGCGACGAGCTGGACAACGGGACCGTGACCGTCAAGCCCATGACCGGCGACGGCGAACAGACCACCGTGTCGCGGGCCGAGTATCTGGCACGCACCACGACTGAAGAACAATAG